In Komagataeibacter sucrofermentans DSM 15973, the genomic window GGGCAGGTGCGTGAAAGCGGCACGGTGGCGCATATTCTGGGCAACCCGCAGGATGATTACACGCGCGAACTGGTGGCTGCATGCCGGATTCCGCCCCGCACCACGCCCTGCGCCCCGATGCAGGCCGCGCGTGAGGACAGGGTGCTTGAGCTGTCCGATGTGGTTGTCGGTTATGGCAACCGCACCGCCGAGGGCCTGCCGGAGCGGCGTATTCTCGATCAGGTCAGCCTGTCGGTGCCGCGTGGCAGTACGTTGGGGATCATCGGGGAGTCCGGCTGTGGCAAAAGCACGCTGGCGCGTACCATATCGGGCCTTCAGCCATGGGCCGCGGGGCAGGTAATGTTTCGCGGCGAAGCGCTTGCGCCCGCCGTGGCCGGGCGCACGCGCGAACAGCGCCGCCGTTTGCAGATCGTGGCGCAGAATGCTGATCTGGTGCTCAACCCGGCATGGCGTATCGGGGCCACGATCGAGCGCGTGCTGACTTTCTTTCATGGGATGAAGGGAGCCGAGGCCCGCGCGGAGGCGACGCGCCTGCTCGACATGGTGCGCCTGCCCCATGCCGTGCTGGAGCGCTACCCCGCTGAACTGTCGGGCGGGCAGAAGCAGCGCGTCAATTTTGCCCGTGCCCTGGCCGCCCGGCCTGATCTGGTGCTGTGCGATGAAATTACTGCGGCACTTGATCCCGTCGTAGCCGCGGCCATTCTTGAACTGATGGCCGAGTTACAGGAAACGCTGGGCATTTCCTATATTTTCATTACCCATGACCTGCACGCCGTGCGCGCTGTATGTGACCAGGTGGCGGTGCTCTATGCGGGGCATGTGGTGGAACAGTGTGACAGCCAGTCCCTCGTAGCGGGCGCGCATCATCCCTATACCCGCCTGCTGGTTTCTTCCGTGCCGGAAATGCGGGCTGGCTGGCTGGCCGATGCCGTGGCCCTGCGGCATGCGGGTGATGCGCCTGCGGAGCAGCATGGTGCCAGTGGCGGGTGCCGGTTCTTTTCACGCTGCGACATGCGGATGCCGGGTCAATGCGACCGGGATCCCGTGCCGGTGCGCACACTGCCCGATGGCGCGCGGATTGCGTGTTACCGGTCGTGTTCGGATCTTGCCTTTCCAGGGGGCATCGCACCCGCCGCGCCCCTGTGTTCCCATGAATCCTAAGTCTTCAAGAGGTATGTCATGATTAACATGCAGCTTTCTGATTCGTCGCTGTTCCGGCAGCAGGCCTATATTGCAGGCCAGTGGCAGGATGCGACCGATGGCGCCCGTATTGCGGTGGACAATCCCGCAACGGGCGACGTCATTGGCTATGTGCCCGCCTGTTCAAGGGCGCAGACGCTTGAGGCCATTGCCGCGGCCGAGGTGGCGCAGGCCGAATGGAAAAAATACCTGCCAGCCGAGCGGGCGGCCATTCTGATGGCATGGCATGACCTGATCATGGAAAATGTTGATGATCTGGCCCGCATCATGACCATCGAGCAGGGCAAGGTGCTGTCCGAAGCGAGGGGCGAAGTCAAATATGCCGCGTCCTTCTTCAAATGGTTTGCAGAAGAGGCGCGCCGCATTGATGGCGCCATCCTTGCGCCCCCCACGCCCGGCCGCCATGTGCTGGTCATGAAGGAGCCGGTGGGTGTTACGGCTGCAATCACGCCGTGGAACTTTCCGCTGGCCATGATTACGCGCAAATGCGCCCCCGCCCTTGCCGCCGGGTGCTCCATGGTGGTCAAGCCATCGGAACTGACGCCGTTTTCAGCCCTGGCGGTTGCCGTGCTCGGCGAGCGCGCGGGCGTGCCCGCGGGGCTGGTCAGTGTCGTGACCGGCATGCCCGATCAGGTCGGGATCGAGCTGAGCACCAATGTCACGGTGCGCAAGCTGTCCTTTACCGGCTCGACCCGTGTCGGCTCCATCCTGATGGAACAGTCCGCCGCGACCATCAAGCGCCTCAGCCTTGAACTCGGTGGCAATGCGCCGTTCATCGTGTTTGACGATGCCGATGTGGAGCAGGCGGTTGAAGGGGTCATGACCAGCAAGTTCCGCAATGCCGGGCAGACCTGCATCTGCGCCAACCGCGTGTTCGTGCACAATGCCATTCATGACCGGTTTGTCGAACGCCTCATGCAGGCGGTGGCCGAACTGAAGGTGGGTAATGGCCTGGAAGACGGCATGACCATGGGGCCGCTGATCAACACGGCAGCCGTGACCAAGGTAAAGGAGCATGTTGCGGACGCGCTGGCCAAGGGTGCCCGTTATGTCAGCAGCCCCATTGAGGTTGATGGCTGTTTTGTCAGCCCCGTCGTGCTGACGGATGTCACGACTGAAATGCGTGTCGCCTCCGAGGAAACGTTCGGGCCGGTGCTGCCCATCTTCCGTTTTGATGCGGAGGAGGATGCTGTGGCCATGGCCAATGCCACGCCGTTCGGTCTGGCCAGCTATTTCTTCACCCGCGATCTCGATCGCGCCTGGCGCGTGGGTGAGGCGCTTGAATTTGGTATGGTTGGCCTTAATACGGGTGCCATCTCGATGGAATCCGCGCCGTTTGGTGGCATGAAGCAGTCCGGCCTTGGCCGTGAAGGCGGTCATCCCGGCATTGATGAATTCCTCGAAATCAAGAGCTTTCATATGGGCGGGCCAAAAGCCTGAAGCCCGCAACCCCGGAAAACCGAGAACCAGGATCATGATGATGGGATATGACCATG contains:
- a CDS encoding NAD-dependent succinate-semialdehyde dehydrogenase — protein: MINMQLSDSSLFRQQAYIAGQWQDATDGARIAVDNPATGDVIGYVPACSRAQTLEAIAAAEVAQAEWKKYLPAERAAILMAWHDLIMENVDDLARIMTIEQGKVLSEARGEVKYAASFFKWFAEEARRIDGAILAPPTPGRHVLVMKEPVGVTAAITPWNFPLAMITRKCAPALAAGCSMVVKPSELTPFSALAVAVLGERAGVPAGLVSVVTGMPDQVGIELSTNVTVRKLSFTGSTRVGSILMEQSAATIKRLSLELGGNAPFIVFDDADVEQAVEGVMTSKFRNAGQTCICANRVFVHNAIHDRFVERLMQAVAELKVGNGLEDGMTMGPLINTAAVTKVKEHVADALAKGARYVSSPIEVDGCFVSPVVLTDVTTEMRVASEETFGPVLPIFRFDAEEDAVAMANATPFGLASYFFTRDLDRAWRVGEALEFGMVGLNTGAISMESAPFGGMKQSGLGREGGHPGIDEFLEIKSFHMGGPKA
- a CDS encoding ABC transporter ATP-binding protein; amino-acid sequence: MSRAHMISVRNLDIVGHRPDGGTVPIVRDVSLEVREGQMLALIGESGSGKTTIALSLLGHVRPGCTISGGQIRVAGYDVTSMTMRELRGFRGRTISYVAQNAGTAFNPALSIAQQVIEPARVHWAMTRQQAERKMIELFRALALPDPETIGARYPYQLSGGQLQRLMAAMALITDPEIVVFDEPTTALDVTTQIEVLAAFRTVLADRGITGVYVTHDLAIVAQIADHAVVLRHGQVRESGTVAHILGNPQDDYTRELVAACRIPPRTTPCAPMQAAREDRVLELSDVVVGYGNRTAEGLPERRILDQVSLSVPRGSTLGIIGESGCGKSTLARTISGLQPWAAGQVMFRGEALAPAVAGRTREQRRRLQIVAQNADLVLNPAWRIGATIERVLTFFHGMKGAEARAEATRLLDMVRLPHAVLERYPAELSGGQKQRVNFARALAARPDLVLCDEITAALDPVVAAAILELMAELQETLGISYIFITHDLHAVRAVCDQVAVLYAGHVVEQCDSQSLVAGAHHPYTRLLVSSVPEMRAGWLADAVALRHAGDAPAEQHGASGGCRFFSRCDMRMPGQCDRDPVPVRTLPDGARIACYRSCSDLAFPGGIAPAAPLCSHES